One window of Nicotiana tomentosiformis chromosome 11, ASM39032v3, whole genome shotgun sequence genomic DNA carries:
- the LOC138901599 gene encoding serine/threonine-protein phosphatase 7 long form homolog: protein MEVPPLHPGPASLELLLLQGDHKSSHIWEGQLLAQTFRARRVDDMWAFLKDRALHPRIVRRLQNMGFYRIVEIGRLQLNWSLITALIERWRPETHIFYLPIGEATIMLQDVEVMYGLLVDGHPVAMSHAMREQTGLQYLDMLQRLTGLQPPEETALVGASYLQLTTVRQHLEALHPDITDDTLELHIHRYTRLLLLLMFGEFLFPNTSGNLVSLRFLHHLERLDDLPQYSWGAAVLGYLYMQMCRASMGTQRDVAGFLLLLQMKTYSNTLFIITYLVKIYLKFYVHFVC, encoded by the coding sequence atggaggttccacctttgcatcccggacctgccagCCTGGAGCTACTGTTGTTACAGGGCGATCATAAGTCGTCCCACATATGGGAGGGACAATTACTGGCCCAAACTTTCCGCGCCAGgagagtagacgatatgtgggCCTTTCTCAAGGACCGCGctctccatccccgtatagtcagaCGCCTCCAGAATATGGGCTTTTATAGGATTGTGGAGATCGGCCGGCTGCAGCTCAATTGGTCGttgatcacggccctgatagagcggtggcgaccggagacgcacataTTTTAtttgcccattggcgaggccaccatcaTGCTGCAGGACGTGGAGGTCATGTATGGGCTGCTCGTTGATGGACACCCTGTTGCTATGTCGCATGCCATGAGAGAGCAGACAGGTTTGCAGTACCTGGACATGCTGCAGCGGCTCACCGGTTTACAGCCACCAGAGGAGACTGCACTGGTTGGGGCCAGTTATCTGCAGTTAACAACTGTCCGACAACATTTGGAGGCATTGCACCCTGACATCACAGACGATACACTGGAGCTTCATATTCACCGGTATACGAGGTTGTTGCTACTCCTTATGTTTGGAGAGtttttgttcccgaacacttcggggaacctagttagcttgagatttcttcatcatcttgagcgtctagatgatttaccccagtacaGCTGGGGTGCTGCTGTTCTCGGTTACTTGTACATGCAAATGtgccgggcgagcatgggcacccagcgtGATGTTGCTGGATTTTTGCTGCTGCTACAGATGAaaacatattcgaatactctattcattataacatacctagtaaaaatataccttaaattttacgtccactttGTATGTTAG